One Coregonus clupeaformis isolate EN_2021a chromosome 36, ASM2061545v1, whole genome shotgun sequence genomic window, ccaacctaagtgtatgtaaacttccaacttcaactttaCGTTCCCCCTTTTCCCCTGAAACCCTGGAACTCCTCTACCCCTTACCTCTCCCCCCTTTGCTGGGAGCCTttccagcaccatggacagcccCAGAAACTAGCATTGTGGTTTCAAGGCCTTTTTCTCAATTGTCTCagtctgtcccctcctctccgtCATCTGTGTTGCATCCTAAGATGCTGGGTTCTTTTACTGAAGACTCCAAAGCGTACATAATAACCAGAGCAGATTTATTTCATGTTCTCCTTAACACATTCCAGTGGACCACTCTCTACATTGTCTTCAGGCCAACTCCACAATATGTCATTGAGCTTTTCCCGCCCTTGCATCACGTAATCCAATCACTTCAGAGCAAGAACGGAAACCCCATTGTCATTTTGTTAATTCAAATAACTCAACCCCTGCATACAAATCCCATTGGCAATTTGCGACCATTTAAAATCTAAACTCATTAACACATAATACATTTCTCAATACACCACAATCTGCACTAATATAAAATAATTGAGCAGGTGAAAGCCAGGCTAATGATGAGCTTCCACCATATTGTTTTCACCTGCCAAGTATTTTCTAATCAGTGCAAATGAAGAAGACCAGAGGAAAGAGCAGATTTTTAGACAATTGAGAAAGAGCCAAAGACCAATCCCTCCTTGATCAAATCCAACCGTCTTACCTACTGCACTGCAGAACAACTGTGGCTAACAATTTGCTTTATGGTTAATATGCTTAATACGGTTAATACGTCAGCAGGATTTCAGTTAGTAAATAATAGATAAGAAAGAGCGGTATATGTCAAGGAGAAATAAGGAGCTTTATTTTCATCTCATGTTTATATGAATTTGTCTCTGCATCAATCCATTGTCTCACCTCTCCAGGCTGTTTCATGGCACTTTAGAGGCAGATCGCTTGGCTCTGGAATGGAAAAACACTAACACTAGAGcttacattaacataaaacactggtgtggaGGTAAGTCTAATGGAAAAAGCACAATTTGTGCTGTCTTGCTCACTcccagcacaaacagatctgggaccaggttaggAAAGGATCCCTTTTAAATAAAAACATCTAGTAATCACCCAGTCAATATAATGTGTTCTCTCCATAATATGATAAATAATCAGCCTATTAAAGATTATTTCTGAATCACACAATGTAAGAAATGATTCAATCAAATGTTGGATTATAAGACACAAGAGCTATATTGCTGTCCTTGAAAGTAATATAAATTAATTGACGTGTATTCCTCCTTCTGCTTTGTCCCTTCCCACTGGGCAActgttgaatcaacgttgtttccacgtcattgaAACCCCAacaaatctatgtgatgacgttgaattaACGTGTAAAAAattattggatttgcaaaaagtcaacAATGTAAGggcattttgtcttttttttcacCAAACTTTTAACCGAAattcaatgacatggtgacatgtttttgttgatttcacgtattcacgttagttgacaactcaaccaaatgtaaatctaGACTTTGAACTGACGTCGGTGCCCAGTGTGTTCTCTTCATCTTGCTCACATCCTCGCCACTTAACTTCTCTGCCCTTTCATAGACTACTCTCTGCCCTCTcctttccatccatccatccatccaaccatccatccatccatccatccatcctcataATCTTTCCTAAAGTCCTATTAAATTGAATTTCTCGCCACTCCCAACCTTCCCCTCTTCTACTAACCCTTCCCCTCTTCTACTAACCCTTCCCCTCTTCTACTAACCCTTCCCCTCTTCTACTAACCCTTACCCTCTTCTACTAACCCTTACCCTCTTCTACTAACCCTTCCCCTCTTCTACTAACCCTTCCCCTCTTCTACTAACCCTTCCCCTCTTCTACTAACCCTTCCACTCTTCACTCCCCTCTTCTACTAACCCTTCCCCTCTTCTACTAACCCTTCCACTCTTCAACTAACCTCTCCCCTCTTCTACTAACCCTTCCCCTCTTCTACTAACCCTTCCCCTCTTCTACTAACCCTTCCCCTCTTCTACTAACCCTTCCCCTCTTCTACTAACCCTTCCACTCTTCAActaacctctcctcttctctctaatcctctcctctctttctaaccccatcttctcttctctcatcctctctctcctctcctctctaaccccatCTGTGAGAGAGATGGCCATTACTCTAACACTTGAAAGGCTTAAAATCTGACAGAATAAAAACAGTTCAAAATTACTTAATTTATTTAAAGCTGCAGTAGCAGAGCAAGTTAAACATACAAAACTGGCAACTAAAACTGATATAGCTCACCATAGTTAAAAGTAGTTCTGAATACACAGGAAATGGTGTTATAAATCCTTTGAGCCAATAGTTGATTGTGAGCACTAACCTAAAACTTGCTTGATGTTGTTGAGACGGGGAAGGGGATAGGGCATATATTTCATTGGCGTTTTCAAGTGGGCACCTTCCATCTTAAATGTTTCGTTGATGAGCCCACGGCATTTCCAGAAGGTTCAACAGTGAATTCTGGTATCCCAGAACCAGCCCCCTCTATACCTGCTCAATCTCCTCCCCGCTCACTTTGGGGCCCAGCTGGGTTATTTTCTCCTCAGCCAGAGCCACTGGCTACCTCTTTCAGCAGCCTCTGAAGTTGCATTGATGGTTTGACATAAGGCATGGCAGTGGATCCCAAGGTCCTTCAGCAACCTGGTAGTAGATGTTGCCACAAATACACAACACCCAACCTCCACTGGGCAAACTCTTGCTTTCCAGCCTCCCTGCTCTGTATCCGCTGCAAGCTCAGCCTCTTCCTCTTCTGTTGTCTCGTCCACCTTATCCTCCCAAGGCACTGTTAACTCCACGAAGTAGAGAGTGCGCAGAGAGTTGGACCACAGTAGACCACAGTACCAGGTCTGGTCTTAGGTTGATAGCAGCTGTTGTATCTCAGATGGAACTGTGAGGCATTGGCCCACATCTGCCAGCATTTTCCAGTCTAGGGCCGCATTCAGCTGTCCAGCATCTGTCCTTGGAAAGAGATTTCTCTGTGTTTGCTCTCCTCTGTGGACAAATGCTTTTTGTTGCGTAGGGTCAGATGTTCTGGGAGGCAAGGCATTGATGGTTGTTCACTTGCTTTTAAATGCTTCAGCTTGGCAGGATGCATGGACCTGTCAATGCTCTTGAGGCCTCTGATGGTCTCCTGCCTTAGCACCTGGGCTTGGTCTGTGTCTTTGAGGTTTGCATCATACCATCTTCAACTGGGCTTGGTCTGTGTCCTTGCGGCTTGCATCATACCATCTTCACCTGGGCTTGGTCTGTGTCCTTGCGGCTTGCATCATACCATCTTCACCTGGGCTTGGTCTGTGTCCTTGCGGCTTGCATCATACCATCTATACCTGGGCTTGGTCTGTGTCCTTGAGGCTTGCATCATACCATCTTCTCCTGGGCTTGGTCTGTGTCCTTGCGGCTTGCATCATACCATCTACACCTGGGCTTGGTCTGTGTCCTTGAGGCTTGCATCATACCATCTTCTCCTGGGCTTGGTCTGTGTCCTTGCGGCTTGCATCATACCATACTTCCAAGGGTTTTGATGGGCTGCTCTGTTGGTATTGGCTCATCATCGATGAAGAAACCTTTTGTCAGACAGTTTACCTTTGGTGATGGACATGCTTCTTGACTTGCATGGTTCTATCTTCATTCTGGCCCACTTGATGTTATCTTGAAGTTTTCCCAGCATTCCCAGCAGGCGCCTGGTGCATGCTGCAGTTGTGGTCGTGGTTGTCATGTCATCTATGTATGCCCAGATGTGTGGTAGACGCACTCCGTACTTCAAATCGCTCACTCTACCCACTTCGATGTTTTGATTATCACCTCCATAGCTGTGGTGAAAGCCAGTGGAGAGAGGGTGCAACCTGCCACTCTGCCAATTTCCAGGCACTGACATGTGGTGGTGAATGCTGAAGAGTCTCAGGTCTTGGAAGTATGCCTTGACAAGGGTTGTGATGGACTCTGGAACCTTGACGAAATCAAACGCTGCCCAGAGGAGATTGTGTGGAACTGAGCCAAATGCATTGGCGAGGTCAAGGGATATGGCGTGaatatctctcttctctcacatGGCAGActgatctctcttctctctcatggCAGActgatctctcttctctctcatggCAGActgatctctcttctctctcatggCAGActgatctctcttctctctcatggCAGACTGAATTTGGTGCCAGATCATGTTTGTGTGCTACAGACATTCAGAGAAGCCTGGAATTCCCGCTTTTTGCACCGATGTATCAACCAGCTTGTTAGAAATAATGCAGGTGTTGTCATTTGATAGACTTCAATTCTATCTGCTAATTTCATAGCTGATCTGTCCCATATCTGATCTATTGTTTCTTTCCATATAGCTTAACATCCTTTTGAGCTATGACGCTAAATAAGTTTTACCCTCTACATTTAGGAGGCAGATAGGGCGGAATTGGCCATCTGAGGACTCGTTTTCTTTCGGGATCAGAACTCCTGCTCAGACGTCATTTGATGTTTTCCTGGAGTACATTGATTCCCTCATTCTCGCTTTGTGAAGCCTTCCTCCACTGCTTCTtaagctgcctcctctcccagATCAGGCATTCTATTTCCAGCTGCCTCCTGGACTCGCTCTGCGTTATCGGTGCCCTTTTCCCTTCTCTCAAGCACTCCAAATCTTTCTGCTCCATAGTTGCAGATGATGTCCAGCTTTTTGTCAACTGTTCCCCCAAGCCTTTCCAAAGCACTTGTTAAGTCTGTGTTGATGGACACCAACTTTTCCTTCTCTCAAGCTCTAGGCCAGGGGTATATACTTGTTCTTTCTTGCTGGATGGGCTCAATACACTCCCCACTTGATGTTTCTGTGCTTGAGTTAGCCTGCTCAGAGGCAGGGGTACTGATATCCTGCAAACTTTGGTTTGGCTCGAGTCACTGAACATTCGACTGACTTGATTGACTTCTCAAGAAGTACTGATCATTGCGAGGCCCCTGTTCTCCCTCCTTCAAGCACATTCTACAAACACAAACATTCTGGCACCTACTTTAAGATGGCAGGTGACGCAATTACTGAGCTGAAACACCTGTGTCAATTGCCCACTTCCATTAACTGGACCAATAGAAACAGTTGACAATGAACACATGACTGCAATTGGTTGAAAATTATGGGAAAGATTTTGTAACTGGAACATTTGGTAAATGACTGAATGAAGTAaggacatacacaaacacaacttGCTCTATAAATACTTTGAATAAATACTTAGAATAAATACACTTTAAAATGAAGGTCTCTATTGAATGCCCCTCCTTCACACCCaacctctctcctttccttctaACCTCTCCCTCCCCAACAGAAACCCGGAGCCGTGCAAGAAGCGCCACCAGCTGAGGAACTGTGTCGTGGACATCCGCTGCCCCCAGGGGGACTCCCTGGCCGACGAAGACAAGGCCTTCTCGCGTCCCCTTCTGGACGAATCACGCTCCTTCTTCCACTTCTACATCAgcaaggaggagcaggggagaggggGCCATGGAGCGGACGGAGGGGGTGGAGGTGGGCTACAGAGGGTCCACGGGAGGCTGGGAGGACGCAGCTCCTTCGGATTGGAGGAGATGGGCGAGGCGGGGAAAGCCGGCGAGCAGGGAGACGGCGGTATCGACCTCCAGGGACTTCCGGAGGAGGGAAAGTCAGAGAGGGAACACCACTTCCTGTCGCACCACTTCGATATTCCTAACTTTGTGAACTCAGAGCACAGCTCAATGATGGGAGAGGACAGCCAATCATGTGGTCAGGACGGCCATCACGTCATCAGCTGAGGCCCCGCCCcctccacatacagtgggggaaaaaagtatttagtcagccaccaattgtgcaagttctcccacttaaaaagatgagagaggcctgtaattttcatcataggtacacgtcaactatgacagacacaatgaggaaaaaaaatccagaaaatcacattgtaggatttttaatgaatttatttgcaaattatggtggaaaataagtatttggtcaataacaaaagtttctcaatactttgttatataccctttgttggcaatgacacaggtcaaacgttttctgtaagtcttcacaaggttttcacacactgttgctggtattttggcccattcctccatgcagatctcctctagagcagtgacgttttggggctgtcgctgggcaacacggactttaaactccctccaaagattttctatggggttgagatctggagactggctaggccactccaggaccttgaaatgcttcttacgaagccactccttcgttgcccgggcggtgtgtttgggatcattgtcatgctgaaacacccagccacgtttcatcttcaatgcccttgctgatggaaggaggttttcactcaaaatctcacgatacatggccccattcattctttcctttacacggatcagtcgtcctggtccctttgcagaaaaacagccccaaagcatgatgtttccacccccatgcttcacagtaggtatggtgttctttggatgcaactcagcattctttgtcctccaaacacgacgagtttagtttttaccaaaaagttatattttggtttcatctgaccatatgacattctcccaatcctcttctggatcatccaaatggactctagcaaacttcagacgggcctggacatgtactggcttaagcagggggacacgtctcgcactgcaggatttgagtccctggcggcgtagtgtgccagctctctgcaggtcactaggtccccccgtgtggttctgggatttttgctcaccgttcttgtgatcattttgacaccacggggtgagatctgcgtggagccccagatcgagggagattatcagtggtcttgtatgtcttccatttcctaataattgctcccatagttgatttcttcaaaccaagctgcttacctattgcagattcagtcttcccagcctggtgcaggtctaccattttgtttctggtgtcctttgacagctctttggtcttggccatagtggagtttggagtgtgactgtttgaggttgtggacaggtgtcttttatactgataacaagttcaaacaggtgccattaatacaggtaatgagtggaggacagaggagcctcttaaagaagaagttacaggtctgtgagagccagaaatcttgcttgtttgtaggtgaccaaatacttattttccaccataatttgcaaataaattcataaaaaatcctacaatgtgattttctggattttttttgctcaatttgtctgtcatagttgacgtgtacctatgatgaaaattacaggcctctctcatctttttaaaatggagaacttgcacaattggtggctgactaaatacttttttcccccactgtaagtctttgttgagagcttattgtactgagatggataaggattgggaggaggggttgccttggttactgttagccgctagggaggtttcacaggagagcacaggttttagcccaaatgaccttgtgtttggacatagggtgcgtgggcttttatctgttctccaggatgactggaagtctcccgagcctcctcagtccctgttatcatatgtgtgtgattttccgcgacgcttgtatgccgctggtgaaatggctaaagagaagctatcatcttcataagacaggatgaagagcatatatgatcgccgagctgagccttgtcactttagtccaggtgatcaggttctggctctgctgccaattgttggttctccttttcaagccaagtttcaaggtccatatacagtggtgcgccagtacactgagcaaaattatctagttgccactccagaacggaggaaagcacaccaactgtgccatgttcctctgagactgaacagggggagtctacagaggacggtaaggctgttcttttggctgatactgtttattccctgggttctggtcatgctaggtctgtgcaggagcaggaagatgtttctggtcccgacaattgcatactgcagggtagattgaaaaattcagagacactggagattttagatagccttcttactcatctacctgttgatgggcggaaagagatgATTGGTTTGATTCAGAGATTTCCAGgtttgttttctgatacacctacacgtacaaacttaatagaacatgatattgatattggagatgctgaccccattcgtcaacggttctatagtttcttcagagaaactgtgttgtcttctttctccagttgggcttctccctgtatcttggtcagtaaatcggatggaacaaacagattttgtacggactaccgtaaggtaaacaatgtcactaagccggattcatttcctcttcctcggatggaggactgcgttgatcaagtcggcgcagctaagtttgtgagcatatttgacctgttaaagggctattggcaggtgccactgacgagtagggcacgtgaaatctctgcctttattacaccttttggtctgtactcgtattcggttatgagtttcagCCTGCGTAATGcacctgccacttttcagcgacttatgaacagggttgtctctggtctggccgggtgcgctgtttgTCTGGatgatgtagtgatatatgccgatacttgggaggaacatctgtcccgtattcaagccttgttcgaacgtctggctgcgggtcgcctcacgataaatttggctaaatgtgagtttgctcaggcgactgtgacataccttggaaaggtggttgggcagggtgaagtgcgtcctgttcgggctaaagtggtagatattgatgcttttccactaccaactactaaaaaggaactgatgcgtttcttgggaatgattgggtattatcgtggtttttgtaggaacttctctactgtggtcgctcccttgacagatttgctgaaagctaaggctgtttacgtatggtcttctcattgtcaacaggctttcgaagatgcaaagaggttgcttacctcaactccggtactggctgctcctcgtgtggatttgttatttaccttgcaggtggatgctagtcatgtgggggcaggtgcagttttgctgcaagcagatgtgactggggttgagaggcctgttagtttattttccaaaaagtttaaccattGTCAGTTGAACTATTCGGTCATTGAAAAAGAAGCGTTAGCACTTATATGGGCGCTGCAACACATTGAAGTGTATGTCGGGTCGGGAgtagtacctattgtggtctacaccgaccataaacctctcacctttttgaggtccatgatgtgtcctaatcagaggataatgagatggtgtttatttttacaatccttccatctagatgtgcggcacatccgggggacggaaaacgtgattgctgatgcgctctctcgGGCGCCCTGTTCCTGAATATTGATGTGACTGACCATTGTTTGggtttgtcatgttctatctttcctgtctGTTCCCTCCTAGACTTCTCTTCTTTTTTCCTCTTAAACGTTGattcctgtgtaaaggttgctgaggtctggggaggaggatgatggcTGGGCatgtggaggtgtgaacatgtacaatttgtcaGTTTGGGATGCAGAGGCTAGTACGTTgttccggggtccttgttggtccccggttttatgggggggtgacgacgacgaccctcccactctgtctgccgtattctctctctttgctcttgtttccttattaggatgccggtgggcggagttgggagggtcgtcagctacatgggaaacacctgggcccggttgtgtcccaggataaatggacctcttccacattcattgaggagactctctccatgcaGACGCCTTATTGATTGttgttgtggtatttttgtggcttgatggttgtttgctttggcacctttcaacactTTGCATTATAACATTTTATGCTTgcaaaacactcacttacactactgattactgattacacacaccattgttaattgTACTTACTTTACTTTAGTTAAATAAACATATATGTTgatattccttgtctccacgttgtctcccttttgttacgaactttgaGCCGGTTTGTAacaactgccaatgtttgtctacgggattgcatggctgtgtgctcgattttatacacctgtcagcaacaggtgtggctgaaatagccgaatccactaatttgaagggtgtccacatacttttgtatatatagtgtcatgGAAACAAAAAAAAACGGTTTTATCTGGAAGCAAAAAGGGTTCTCTTTTGGGGACAGCAGAATAACCATTTTGgaacttttttttctaagagtggaGCGTTGTCCCTTGACGAATTTAATGTTCTCAAAAAAAGGATACATCTCTCTAACAGTCTCACACTGTCTCTGGCACTCTCAATAACACTCtcaataactctctctctctctctttctctaagtcCTGTTAGCATACGGTTAGGTGTTGTAGAGTAACTAACATTGTTGAGACACTTAGCAAATTGCATATGCCACTGTAGCCCCATGACATATTAGGTACTGAACAATTAATTGTAAATTATGCTTTTATATTGCtttcagtgccttcggaaagtattgagaccccttgactttttccacattttgttacgttacagcctcgttctaaaatggattaaataaatacaaatcctcagcaatctacacagaataccccataatgacaaagtgaaaacaggttgttGCACTTTTATTAGAAATTGTTGCacttttattaaaaataaataacagaaatgtattcagaccctttgctatgagactcgaaattgagcccaggtgcatcctgtttccattgaccatccttgagatgtttctacaacttgattggagtccacctgtggtaaattcaattgattggacatgatttggaaaggcacacacctgtctatatacagtgggggaaaaaagtatttagtcagccaccaattgtgcaagttctcccacttaaaaagatgagagaggcctgtaatctcaccccgtggggtcaaaatgatcacaagaacggtgagcaaaaatcccagaaccacacggggggacctagtgacctgcagagagctgggaccaaagagcctaccatcagtaacacactacgccgccagggactcaaatcctgcagtgccagacgtgtccccctgcttaagccagtacatgtccaggcccgtctgaagtttgctagagtgcatttggatgatccagaagaggattgggagaatgtcatatggtcagatgaaaccaaaatagaactttttggtaaaaactcaacttgtcgtgtttggaggacaaagaatgctgagttgcatccaaagaacaccatacctactgtgaagcatgggggtggaaacatcatgctttggggctgtttttctgcaaagggaccaggacgactgatccgtgtaaaggaaagaatgaatggggccatgtatcgtgagattttgagtgaaaacctccttccatcagcaagggcattgaagatgaaacgtggctgggtctttcagcatgacaatgatcccaaacacaccgcgggcaacgaaggagtggcttcgtaagaagcatttcaaggtcctggagtggcctagccagtctccagatctcaacccc contains:
- the LOC121552528 gene encoding melanocortin-2 receptor accessory protein 2A-like yields the protein MSEIHNYNQSRPSSARGSDYVWQYEYYDDDEPVSFEGLKAHRYSIVIGFWAGLAVFVIFMFFVLTLLTKTGAPHQENPEPCKKRHQLRNCVVDIRCPQGDSLADEDKAFSRPLLDESRSFFHFYISKEEQGRGGHGADGGGGGGLQRVHGRLGGRSSFGLEEMGEAGKAGEQGDGGIDLQGLPEEGKSEREHHFLSHHFDIPNFVNSEHSSMMGEDSQSCGQDGHHVIS